The genomic interval TGAAGTCAATTTTCAATTTGCCCTGAAACGATTCTATTTTTTTAAAAATTTCTTTCAGCATGGACTTGTCGAGATATGAAAGATTCTTTTGATTGATATAGTTGTCCGGCTCTTTTTCTTCATCCATGATGGTTGTAATCTGTCTCATGAATCGAAGATTCATGATATAGTTGTAGGACTGCATCAGGTCGATGTATTCCTTATTAGTGAACACGCGCTTCATATACAGCCTGAACAACCGCGTTAAGGTATTTGTCTGCGGTATACCGTGCTTCAGCGAATAAACCCGCGCAAGGTCGACTATCGGCAGCATGGCCCATTTGATGTTGAGGGAATCCTTGTATTCTCCCTTCGATTCTACAACCAACTTCCCGAAAAGGCCGAGGGGCGGCTTGAAATGAAGCGCATTTTCGGTAAGATGCCTCAGAAAACCGATATTTTTCTTCACCGAATCCATGAGATACGATTTCAACTGATCGGTGAGTTTCAAATCCCCCCAGGCACCTTTGAAGTCGAAAAAAATGCTCGAATTTAGGAGATCCTCCGGTGAGGCGTGATAAATCCAGTTGTAGAAATATTTCTTCCACTGCGACAGCGGCTGGCACCACTTCGCGTTACTGGCCATGCATTCGCCGTCACAAAATTTATATCCCGCGGCATTCAGCCTGCCACAGACCAATTGGGCGAGCTTCTCGAAATAGGTCGACGCCTCTGCCCGCTTTATCTTGTTTTCGAGGTCCTCGTACACGATGCC from Deltaproteobacteria bacterium carries:
- a CDS encoding DUF294 nucleotidyltransferase-like domain-containing protein, whose amino-acid sequence is YLLVKTIQSAENNRQLENMHAKMAMMLLDPIRNGANPEYVTRLITTISDAIMDKVLRLSVSELGPPPCKFAFMIMGSEGREEQTLVSDQDNGIVYEDLENKIKRAEASTYFEKLAQLVCGRLNAAGYKFCDGECMASNAKWCQPLSQWKKYFYNWIYHASPEDLLNSSIFFDFKGAWGDLKLTDQLKSYLMDSVKKNIGFLRHLTENALHFKPPLGLFGKLVVESKGEYKDSLNIKWAMLPIVDLARVYSLKHGIPQTNTLTRLFRLYMKRVFTNKEYIDLMQSYNYIMNLRFMRQITTIMDEEKEPDNYINQKNLSYLDKSMLKEIFKKIESFQGKLKIDFIGTV